GTTCATTAATATtttgtgatatgactttcgattaATTTTTCTCGAAATTCTTACGGGACCCTCAGCAAGTAATTTGGGAGTAGTACATGTAGCCTTATGTGTTAATGCCTTCTTTTCATTGTTTAGAGCGCTTCTATAGCGATacaagtcatttatgacatGCTGACAATAACGGGACAGTTGCCTAGTCGTTTGTTTGGTTTTTAGGCAAGTTTTTGTGTTTTGAAACTTTTGAAAATTAAATAGTTGACTCCGGTCAAAAAACTTAAGGTAATCAGGTACAAAATGAAATTCTGAAAATTTCTTTAGATTAAGCTAAAAATAGTTGACTTCGAATTAATTTTGAGCGCACTTGTGAAAAATTGGCTAAAAATAGAGTTTTGGTGTTGGACGTACTTTTTATTGAGAAGACCCCGATTGGATCTTTTGGATTGCACATTCAGTTTGTTTTTCTGGGACCCCGAACAAATTCCGATGTGGCGACTAATATTTGTGTTTGCAATTATTTAAGTTTCCACTTAAGCACCTTTTAGATGTAgttaatatatgtatttgtagCGACTTTAGTTGCCCTGAAAATGTACTTTTGGTGGCAGATAATATAGGTATTTGCGCGACTTAAGTTGCCACTAATAGTAACTTTTAGTTGCAGTTGTGATATGTATTATTTGCGGCGACACCAGTTGCCACTAATAGCAACTTTTAGTGGCAGATAATACATGTATTTGCGGCGACACCAATTGCCACAGAAAGGATACTTTTAGTTGCAGTTAATATAGTTATTGCAGCGACATGAGTTGCCACTAATGGTATCTTCTAGTGGCAGTTAAAATAAGTATTTTCCACGACTTTTGTTGCCACAGAAAGACAGTTTTAGTGGCAGATAATATAAGTATTTGCTGCGACTTGAGTTGCCACTAATAGTATCTTCTAGTGGCTGTTAAAATACATGTATTTGCGGCGACCCAAGTTGCCACTAATAGTGCTTTATAGTGGCAGATACTTTTTGTGGCGACTATAGTAAGTATTTGCGGCGACTTTAGTTGCCACTAATAGTATCTTCTGGTGGCTGTTAAAATAGTAAGTATTTGCGGCGACCCAAGTTGCCACTAATAGTGCTTTTTAGTGAtagatattttaagtttttgtgGCGCCTATTTGCGGCGACTTGAGTTGCCACTAATAGTGGTTTTTAGTGACagatattttatgtttttgtgGCGACTATTTGCGGCGACTTGAGTTGCCACTAATAGTGGTTTTTAGTGAcagatattttaagtttttgtgGCGACTATAGTAAGTATTTGCGGCGACTTGAGTTGCCACTAATAGTGGTTTTTAATGAcagatattttaagtttttgtgGCGACTATAGTAAGTATTTGCGGCGACTTGAGTTGCCACTAATAGTGGTTTTTAGTGAcagatattttaagtttttgtgGCGACTATTTGCGGCGACTTGAGCTGCCACTAATAGTGGTTTTTAGTGACagatattttatgtttttgtgGCTACTATTTGCGGCGACTTGAGTGGCCACTAATAGTGGTTTTTAGTGAcagatattttaagtttttgtgGCGACTATAGTAAGTATTTGCGGCGACTTGAGTTGCCACTAATAGTGGTTTTTAGTGAcagatattttaagtttttgtgGCGACTATAGTAAGTATTTGCGGCGACTTGAGTTGCCACTAATAGTGGTTTTTAGTGAcagatattttaagtttttgtgGCGACTATTTGCGGCGACTTGAGTTGCCACTAATGGTGCTTTTTAGTGAtagatattttaagtttttgtgGCGACTATTTGCGGCGACTTGAGTTGCCACTAATAGTGGTTTTTAGTGACAGATATTCTAAGTTTTTGTGGCGACTATAGTAAGTATTTGCGGCGACTTGAGTTGCCACTAATAGTATATTCTAGTGGCTGTTAAAATTGTATGTATTTGCGGTGACCCAAGTTGCCACTAATAGTGCTTTTTGTGGCAGATACTTTAGGTTTTTGTGGCGACTATAGTAATTATTTGCGGCGACTTTAGTTGCCACTAATAGTATTTTCTAGTGTTAAAATACATTTATTTGCGGCGACCCAAGTTGCCACTAATAGTGCTTTTTAGTGGTAGATACTTTAGGTTTTTGTGGCGACTATAGGAAGTATTTGCGGCGACTTGAGTTGCCACTAATAGTATCTTCTAGTGGCTGTTAAAATACATGATTTTGCGGCGACCCACATTGCTACTAATAGTATGTTTTAGTGGCAGATTCTTTATGTATTTGTGGCGACTTTAGTTGCCACAAATAGTATGTTTTAGTGGCAGATAGTATATGTATTTGTGGCGACCTAAGTTGCCGTTAATACTACTTATTAGCGACGATCTAGGTTGTCAGTAAAAGTATTATTACGGCGATTATTATGTCTTTTAGCGACGACCTTAGTTGTCACAAGTAGTTACTTTTAGCGACATTAATGTGTATTGGCGATGACATTTGTTGTTACTAAACGAACATTTAGCGGCGGTTAATATTTTTAGTTGTGGCGATTAAAGTTGCTACTAATAGTACCTTTAAGCGACATTTAATGTGTGTTTTAGCGACGGCTTTAGTTGCCATGAATAGTACTTTTAGTTTTTGCGGCAATTTAAGTCACCACTAATAGTACTATTAGCGACgactaatatatatttatcgCGACTTAAGTTGCAACTAATATTCTCTTTTAGCGTGACTAATATATACTTAAGTTTCCACTATTACTACCTCTTACTGGCAactaatatatgtatttgtggCGATATATGTTGCTACTAACACAACTCTTTGTGGCGACTAATTGAGGCATTCACGGAGACTAAAGTTGCTTCTAATACAAACTTTTAGCAGCGATTAATATAGCTATTAGTGGTGGCAAAAGCCACtgctaatgcatacttttaGTGGCGATTAATAGAGGCCAATACATACAAAATTTCAACATAAATTGATTGATCCAAAAACCTGAACCTTAGATAGAACCATCTACAGACTATATATTTTTACAAGAAACGCAAAAGATAAGCCACCAGTCAATCAGGAATAACTAACTACACTTGTGGCCCTCTAGGGCAAAATCTACTGTATATGATAACAAGGCGTCGGATTGGTGCCAACTCTGAGGAAGAAGACCGTATTTCTACTTTACAATGGTTCTCTCCAAATGCGTCCGGCCACCTTCAGCTTTAGCTCCTTCCGGTCACCACCAGAGAAGAAGAGTGCCATGCTCCTTTGAATGAGCAGCCCATCTAAACTGTCTCGGACAGTTTTATGACTATCACGGATACTCCTAGGAACTCCTTGCCATATCAACTTTCTGCCAAAGCCACCTACTTCAAGACTATAACTAAATTTTTTTGCATCGTCATCATCACCCATAAAACGAAGGAATGCCATGTATACTGGTGCCACTCCGATGTTGAAAGCCTCAAAGTGCAAGCAGAATTGGTGACCAAAACAGTTGAAAACCTACCCATATAATAGCAAAAGAAATATTACCTAAATGATCCATGCTGTCAGAAACATTACttacatataaataataaatactaATTTATCAAATCCCTTTCCTGAAAATACTACTAAGCTTGGTACTAGCATGAAACTGGTAGGAAAATCCTTTCGGTTAGGAGCTTCCAGTTAAGGAGATAAGGATGCAATCGGAAGTTTGAGTGAATGTTCATACTTAACACGTTCCGTAGAATACAGTTCATGGACATTACCATCAGACTGCAAACACGCACCAAATATGGTTCTTATTGTCTACTAGAGACATGGCAGAATCGCATTTCTACACTAGCAAAAGAGCTTAACAACTAACTCTTTCAACCCTCATGTAAGGCATTTTATCTAGTACATTTCATTTCCAGATGTTAAAAAAAAAGTCCTTATTACTGAGTTTGATGTCTGCTTTGAGCCTTGAATTGGTAAATGGTATGTGATTGAGGAAGTTATGCAGTTCTATTATCACGAAGGCTTGCAAAAAATAGCAGACAATTAGTATAGGGCACCATCAAGTTGTGCAATGCACTACGAGTTAACTTACCATCCTCTGGCCTCTCTAAGCTAAGGAAAAAAGGAATgaaggaaagagagagagaactcACAGTCAACATCCATGTAGCATTCTCAACGTCTTGAGGATTCGATTTGACATAGCGATGGTTGAAGGTACATCCGTCGTGCATGTCAACCTTGTGATCATCTTTGAGGTGTGCAACAAGGGACTGAATATCACCACTAACAGTACATTCAGATCCTGCGTAAGGGCAGTTGTATGGACGAAATCTGCAGTTCTGCTCATGCCGAAGCCTACTATGATAAGTGAATATATCTTGACAGCCAAAAAATTGGTATCGGCATGGCAACTCCAGTGACTCTGCAATTTTCTCCAATGCTAGACATCTTATGTTTCCAAGCTCATGACGGCAAATTGGGCACACATGGACTTCTGACTTGCACTTCAGGCATAAAGTATGACCGTTTGGACACTTCACACATGaaagatgaaaatatttgagttgagagtgaaattaataaaaggtcaaaaataatatgacaacttaactaaagggaaaaaaatataagattACGGATAGAGCTCTTTTTACTTTAATTAACAAATGCTCTGTATCTCCAAAACGTTCCTGTCCTACATTCTAGTTTTGGTTATCTGAAAATATTACCCAATTTACTACAAGTGGAGGTTCTtgcttttctttcctttttgataAGGTAAATGAAGGAGAGCCTTGGAGGAATGATACGGTTGTCTATGGAATCAACCACTGATGCTTGTGTTATGGTAGGGTACCTACATCACAACCTTTTGGGGCGAGGCCTTACCTGAACCTTGTGTGAACGTGCCAACACGGAATGCCTTATGCACTGGGATGCCCTTTTCTTTTATAAGGTAAATAATTCGCTTGATGATGGGAAAATCTCTAGTATACAAGGGTGTAATCTTGTATACAAGGAATAAACTAAAAAGTAGAGAATATGTTACAAAAATGTAGTTTTCTATTAATGACACTGATCTTATTTACGAACTGAAACCTCATGGGTGCACCAAATAGACTAGGAATTAAAGGCTATTTCTCAAATATATGCAGTCGTTTAAATAAACGTGATGTAAAATCTAGATTACCTCACACTTCTGTATTTCTCACGGCTAACTTTCCAACTATGTTAGCTCACATGCacacttctttttatttttttctaataaacGTGATGTAAGAAATGTTTTAGCTTACACTTCTACATTTCTCAAGGTCAATATTCAACTTTTCTATCCCGAATAAACAAAAAAGATTATTGCTTTTGGATCTTTTACACAATAGAAAATGAAGTGCTATATCAGATCTTATCACATAATTTCTTTGAGACGTATGGACTATGTCTAAAGTGTGCAGACATGTAGAGTTTATAGTCTATAGCTTAATACGTTTATGCTGATGCAAACTAGGATCCCCCTTGCCTTTTACTGATAGAAAATAGAACATGCATTGAAACAGCAGAAAACTTTCACCTATCTCTCATAAATCCTACTAGAAGAAAAGCTCAAACTCTAAGCAAGAGCATTGCAGAACTTGAATTTTACGTCTCAATGACTTGAAAACTATTCAAAAACAGCCAATTCTCATTGAGGAAAATATAGCACATCACATGTTCAGTTTGTCAAACTCTAGGAGGCAGAGACATTTCTGGAAGAATTGCATCAGCACATAAATGCTATGCcaactattttttttgataacctTGGTGGCTGGGCCAGCTTGCACTCACCTCGACCAATTGCATGGGATACCTGTCACCTCCCACCAGAAACAGGTATTAGGTAACCCTGTACACCAAGACTAGAACAGATAAGAAGAAATCACTCGGTGTTTTTGTCTCTATTTGGACTTCAACCTGAGACCTCATGGTTTTCAACCCAGTTCATTGACCTTTCACCACTAGGTGCTGCTATGCCAAAATTTGTATATGTACTTTTTGGACATTAGTGAGAGAAAATGAATGTTACTCTACTCTACATTAAGGATTAGCTAGTAATGTAGATTGTATATGTTAGGGTCATTAGCATCATTGTATGAACAAGAAGCCCATCTCTTTTAGCTTAAACCTCTGCAATCTCAGTACCAAAgtagttgaaaaataaaatttgttcaGGCTTACACATTTCTATTTGGTCATGAGTTTCTAAAATCGATCACATTTGAATCTGGATTCTTGTCCAATTTCAACctcaaacaacaacatacccagcaTAATCCCATATGTGGGGTTTGGAAAGGAGGGATGCAAGATGAGGacttcctagggggtcacccatcctaataCTGCTCTCGCCCAAACAGGATCAACTTTAGAGTTTTGATAGGATCTGGTGGGTTAGTGTGCTAGTACGATCGCATCCCCAAATTCAACCTCAACTTTATTAATCAATGCCCCTCACATTGAATATTGTGGGAGTAAAATAACTTTCAAGAAATCTTGAATCACTTTAATTGCAAATGTATCATTTCCAATAAGCTATATATCATACCTGATGAATTGGAGGGTACATTAGATTTATACAAACAGGGCATTCAAGTAGCTCATGAACAACTGTATTAGATCTTGTTCCATGATTCCCACCAATAATATTAATAGCTGTGGATTTTCTAAATGGGGAGCTTTTTGATTCAGCATTTTCGGGTGCAATACCATAATCGGCATATGCATTATGCGAATCACCAATATCCTGGTAACTGCTGCCTCCGGGGGCCATGTATAAAAGCCAACTATGTGTACAAAGCCACGAACAAATGTATATGCCCCGTCAAATTTTAACCGGCTTCCTTGATGGTCCTAGTCCTGCCAGAGCAAGTGGGAACATGACTTGGTAAGTATATAATGATTAGAAATACAGAATCTCTTTCCTTTTCAACATCACACTCAAACAAGGTGATACAAGAATCTTTCGAAAAAAGTTCCTACAGAAGAAGCAAATTCTCTTGGGCAACACATTGTTCACAAATTTTTGATGGGACAGAAAAGGAAAAACATAGAATTTAAACCAAATCTGGAAATGAACACTTACTAGTGAGCTTACAGCAATTTCCACAAACATGTAAAacggaagaaaaaaaagatgaaaaagaatCAACCTTTGTATACAGGCAAAACATCCCAAGATCCAAACCTTAGTAGTTGTCTGAAGGAGAAAAGATCTAACTTCACCTTTTTGCAAAAAAATCTCATATTTTCAAACAATCCATTACAACAAAAACTCCccagaaaagaaaaatgaaattgataGTTCCTCAAATAgaccaaaatttcaaaaataaaacatatacTACATGACAATAACTTCtagaaatttaaaagaaaacctGAAGGCCATTCAAACCagcaaaatcatcaaaatcatcAACACCATTAACAACCCACAAAAGTTGACCTTCTAAAGAGGAAGAAATcaacaccccccccccccccaaaaaaaaaaaaaaggagaaaaagagtAAAACTAACCAGaaaaagcaagaccaagatgaGATTTTGCATCAAAAAGCTTACACCAATCAACCCATTCTGAACAGCACCGCTTTTTAAAACCCAATGCAAAAAGGTCAAGAGCCAATATAAGAAGAGAGCAACAATGACCAAGAAAAGGAAGACCCAGATGGAGTAATCGAGAGTAGCCAATAATTGCGTCGTTATTGGATTGGATTCATCAACAATCAAGACAAAGCACATACAAAGAAAATTAGGATTGAGGGTTAATTCTATTCAATATttaatactactactaattttgaaaaattatagtacttttttatttcttttataatgTAAGTAacgttcatttttttttaattttatattttttctaatattGAGTTATTAATagattttttgttaattttgtcacaatttatatatacacacacattaTCCAGATCTAATGGAACAAGAGTCGAAAGATGTGGGAAGGgatcataatcaatcatatacatAATGGATTCGTTATAACTGATATAATTACTTTAGCCTTTTGGTttgtttcaattttcaacttacgTGCGTGTGCGCTAGAAAGAAGCTTTTAAATAGCCAAGTGGGACTCACTGACCACCAACGGCAAGCACCCCTCCATAATTAAACAGACATTTCGAGTTCGAACTTTGAAAATGAATATTCAAAATAATCAGCGGCCAAAGTAGATCCTGAAAATCAAGCTGAGGAACGACAAAAATATATACCCAATGATCAATAAAGCAGGTGaaaactttgaaaatcatggtTCTCTTCTCATTTGACCCCATTTACCTACTAAACCATGCATCATCACCATCAACTCTGGCTTGGAGGAACAAAGGTTTCCCTATAGTGATCAAGCCAATTACAAAACCATTTGATATTGACAAAGAAACATGATTAGTGAGACAACATCAAGAATTGTTTATGATCAAAGGTCAACTATAGGTGCATTTGCTATGCTACATTGTAATGAATGTTTCCTATCTTTGATTTAATGCTTACATTGGAAAAAAAATCGATCAGAAATTGCAGCTTTATTACTAAAAAGCTACATGTAAATGAAACTTGTACATTTGGTACAACATAGCCATTCAATGTTCTGGATCTGGACACAATGTCATATCCTCTATCCTTAAAGAGGTTGAATCTTGTGCATTTCCTTATCCTGACTGCTAATACCTGCACAACAATAGGTCAGCCTGTAACCACATAAAGCTCTCTTTGGGATAACAATTTAAGGAAACACATAATAATCTGGCAAAGAAACATAGGTTATCCTAATTGATCTGTAGACAAACTATACTTTGCAGTTATCTGCTCCTCATTAGACTTCAATCTATCATGACAGTTGTCATGACGCTCCGCACAAACGGTTAAGAAGCTTGTCATGATACTTGAAGGTTCTAGCAAGAAACATAAAATGTAGTTGGTCAATGGAGTATATAGTTGGCAATCCTGTCTCTGGAGGGTCACTTGCTGGGATAGTTAATTTAGTGAATCAAGCATTGTAGGAAAGATAGTCGAGAGTATAAATGAAAGCAAGCATGGCAAGAAGGATATTGGTTGTTAGAGAGTAACAGTAGAATCTGATCCACTAGACTTCCATCTTCAAAAGACATGGTCGGTTAATTTACCTAAATATGCTTTTTAGTTTGATACAACTGTTGGATAATGCTATTTCTGTACAGACAGGAAAGCCACTGAAAGGACATGTTAAGATTACTGATAATTAAAATGTCACTACACTATAGCAAAGATGATTACACAGACTAGGTAGTTGGTTTTTGTCTATGAGAAGATTCAGTGTGGATTCACCAGGAAATAAGTTTAAAGGTTAAGAAACTAGCTGGGATGTGTTTGACTGTCTTCTGACTCCACACTTCCAAGAGGCAGCTTGAAATAGTACAGAAGAGGAAATCACACATTAAATGATTGCTCTACATCTAAAGTTCTgagaaaatgattttaaattgttCTGAGCAGTTCATgccttttttcaaattatatctTCATGAATTGAGTGGTTTACATAGGGAGAGATTGCAAAGTACACAAAAGTGAGAAATTTGATATGACATGTATCTGGAGTTTGATCACCAttagcatgtcttagattttGTGATCAAACTTGGACACAAGAATAAAGTTTTTTGATGAAAAGGTACCAAGGAGATACGAAATGCCACTTCACATCCAGCCCCACCCTTTTCTCTAATGGTCATTTTCAGGGAAGAGGTTGGGAAGCCAGGTGACTACTTTAGAACTCAACTTTATATGATTGGTTTTAAACAGAGAAGAACCACAGTAAAATCAAACATTTTCTAGCTTCAAGTGTCTTCCTGTAAATGCTACACAGCTGACTTTCGGAGACAGTAATTACTATAGTTTCTTTCACTAACATCACATGAACACCTCTCTCTTATTGAGGACCactttaaaataacaaaaatggaTTTGATTGAGGAGCGCTGGGAAGAATGGATATTTTTCCGGGAATATCCACTGCACTAATTAAACAGGAAATGAAGCAGAACTCGAACAAAGAGATCatacaaataataatttcaaaattttaaattttgcttACCTGATTACTCAAGAAAGTTGCAGAATTCCCAATCTTCTTTTGACAGGTCAAGGTACTGAACACAGCCATCTTCAAACATGATCTGTTAGGGGATGGCGAGGATAAACAGAACTTATCAGCCAAATCTAACTAAGTCCATTACACAACCAAACAAAAATCATAGCTCCCTTACTAAATGTTTTTTGGTGATGGCATCAAACCGCCTTACAATTCCAAAGGACCTGAGGAACATAAAGTATATAGGAGTCCTTAGCAATGGGATCTGAAAAAGTAAAACTTTAACAAGCAAAAGAAAGAAACCCAAAGAATAATGGCCAACTGAAGAAAGGGTTTCCTGTGAGAAAGTTCATTAGAATCCTAACTACTCCCTCCGTTACAATTAGTttgtctactttccttttttttctgttttaaaAAGAacttctctttcctttttttgcaactctttaattctaactttccacatgacatgtttcaaccacaagattaaaggaattttggtacattctacataccttttagtttaagaccacaagattcaaaagtctttctttattttcttaaactccgtgtcaagtcaaaaccaaACGAACAAATTGAAACGAAGGGAGTATTAGCTTTTGAGGACAGTAGCCTTGAATTCCAAGTTCACAAGATCTAAAATGATTTCTCATACATCCCTGATTTATCTCTCTCACCGATCATTTTCTCTGTTTTACAAGGCAGAAAAATGTGAGGACAGCAACTTATAGCTGTCCGTACCCATTAATATTTGATCTAGTAATCTAGCAAATACAGTAGAAAACCAATAGATTGCAATACCCCCAAGTTAAAAAAACTCTCTTGGTACTTTAACCACAACCATGTCCATAGAATAAAAGTATTCTTCTTTCATGTCTACACCAGAAAGAGAACTTGCTAGTATTTCCAGAGTCGCCAAAAGTATAAAGAAGCAGAAGCATGAAATTGACAACAAAAAACCTTGTATAACCgtaaatcaaagaaagatgctTCCCGGAGTACAAAGGAGCAACTACTTCCCCAGCCTCACCTGCCCATATGACTGATGGCATCATCGACTTTTTTTCCAATCAAAGTGATCTCATAACCATAACATAACCATAAAGAAGGACCTCACTTTCAGGATCAGTCCTGTCCCTCTTGAAAAGGGAGCAAGGTGTACCACTTTTTTTTGGACACAAGTTTTTCCAGATGGATCAAAAAGATTTTCAGAGTAAAAAAGGGAAACTACGTTCCCTATTAAAAAT
This Solanum dulcamara chromosome 1, daSolDulc1.2, whole genome shotgun sequence DNA region includes the following protein-coding sequences:
- the LOC129884444 gene encoding E3 ubiquitin-protein ligase SINAT2-like; the protein is MAPGGSSYQDIGDSHNAYADYGIAPENAESKSSPFRKSTAINIIGGNHGTRSNTVVHELLECPVCINLMYPPIHQCPNGHTLCLKCKSEVHVCPICRHELGNIRCLALEKIAESLELPCRYQFFGCQDIFTYHSRLRHEQNCRFRPYNCPYAGSECTVSGDIQSLVAHLKDDHKVDMHDGCTFNHRYVKSNPQDVENATWMLTVFNCFGHQFCLHFEAFNIGVAPVYMAFLRFMGDDDDAKKFSYSLEVGGFGRKLIWQGVPRSIRDSHKTVRDSLDGLLIQRSMALFFSGGDRKELKLKVAGRIWREPL